The Primulina tabacum isolate GXHZ01 chromosome 1, ASM2559414v2, whole genome shotgun sequence genome contains the following window.
GAGaatctcacacttaataatataatatatattaataaaatgaattatttttgtttcaactttgatttatttaatcaaacttttataaaattatataaaatttagaataaaattttgagtaggtctcttgtgagacggtctcacgaatctttatctgtgagacgggtcaaccctatattcacaataaaaaatagacaaaaacttgtgtgagacagtctcacagatcgtattttgtgagacagatctattatttggatcatccatgaaaaaatattatttttattgtgaatattggtagggttgacccgtctcacagataaattcgtgagaccgtctcacaagaagagacctactctaaaaaataatactcttagcatttcatggatgatccaaataagagatccgtctcataaaatacgacccgtgagatcgtttcacacaagtttttgcttaaaatttttatttcgtGATTAAGTTAAATAAATGTCTCAAAAATCTTACAATTTCGAAGATAATTTTCAATCAATTTAAGAaacttttaagaaaaaaaaagtcTAGTGATAATGGTTTTTTCTTTTACCtttttaaatatgaaattttttcaatttatttttttttgaaaatcttctgaaAACACGAGGGTTTATGGAGCAGCCTTCATCCATCCTCTTCAAGAAGAAGCAGAACACATGAAGATAAAGAGATAAGGAGGCATCAATGGGGCTTCAATCTTGTGCGTCCAAATTATATCCATTTTCCCTCCTCAAACCCCTCACCAGTTCTCCCCAAATTTCCAAATTCTTGATCCCGTACCACTTCCGGCGGCGTTCATTTCCGCTTCATGCTAGAGAACGAGCCTACGCCTCTGCCGCTCCTCAACTAGCTACTAAAACCTCCGATGTCACCAGCCCAGATGATGTTAAGGGTGAATTTACGTTCCTCCAACTCTACTAAGTTTGTTCACTGTTAATTCTGGTGCCTTTTAGTTGTTTCTTTAATAATATTCAATGATAACTACTTTcctgttttatatttttatctttatttttgtttCATATTGGGTTCCAGACTCTCGGTGATCTTATTTCAGCTCAGAACTGTAGTTTTCCCGAGTTTCATGTGTATTCACAGCAATTTGTATgccttgtttttgtttttttttgcattttttgATCTTGGGTCTTGGTGATTAATAGAAGTGAAGATGTCTCAATGGAAAGCGGCAATTGATTACAAGTGGATGCGGGAGAACAAGGAGGCTGTTGCGGCCAATATCAAGAATCGCAAATCACAAGCTAATCTAGATCTTGTTCTTCAGCTTTATGATAGTTTATTGAATGCTCAAAAGGTCAAGTTTCCATTTTTCATTCTTCCTAGCAATTTCAACCGCAAATTTGTCTTAACGTTATCTGTGCCAGCTATTCATGTTTCCCCAGTTGCTTCCAGGTGTATGCTCTGGAGGATAAGCTTCACTTTACAAAATTTGAAATTCCTTTGAACTTATAGCCACAAACTTATGAGATTCATGTGCATGGCAAATAGATACAACCCAAAAAAGTTATTTCTTCGGCATTTTCACCTGTAAAAGGGTTACACATGTTAAGCAGTAATCTTATGCAATGTGATGATGATCAAACAGTCGGTTTTCTTAAGCTTAGACCTGGCTTAAATTTTCCCTTTTTACAACCTAAGAATACATTTGCCGGTTGCTTTTTGTATTTAAATGCGATCAACTTTAAATATCTGAAATACTCTACTCTTTCCCTAGACCTGCATTTTCCACAACTTTTATGTGTTTTCATATATCGATAGCACAATGACATTCATAGGTGAACAAGTAGACCTGCATTTTACACAACTTTCATGTGTTGTTACTTGTTCCTCTGTGAATATCATTGTTCTACCAATATATGATCAAGTCCAGTTCCCCTCGTTACTCCTGTACATGCATGCCCGAGTGTTTTTCTTTTCGTTATATTTGCAGACGGCATCTAAACCTCAAAGTAATATGAAACGTTGTATTTTTCATGCATTCACTGCAGGGCAGAAATTTATTAACTGTATcttgaaaatatgatgatgATAGATTTCACATGCTTCATAAGTCGTAGCATGTCACGAATTCTCTGATGCTAATGGGGGATTagtaatccaaaaataaaaataattcctatttttgattttttagaATGAACTATGTCATATGTGATATAACAAACAACTATTTTGAACAAATGGATAATTAGCTTGTCACATTATGATAGGTTAGTTTCTTCAGCTAATTGTCTTGCCACATTATGATAGGTTAGTTTCTTCAGCTAATTGTTGCTCACAGATAGCAGGAAGTAGAAAGACTTCGCGCAGAGAGAAATGCAGTTGCAAACAAGATGAAAGGAAAGCTGGAGCCTGCAGAACGTCAGAAACTCATAGAAGAAGGTACATTACCTATTGCATTGCTATTGTATTTGAAATACTGGGTTCTAGGATTCCGTTTATTCATTCTAAGTATGTTTATCCAGGTAAGAATCTCAAGGAAGGGCTTGTTTCCCTGGAAGAAGACCTTCTTAAACTTACAGACGAAATTCAGCAGGAAGCACAATGTGTGCCAAATATGACACATCCAGATGTCCCATTAGGCGGAGAAGATTGTTCTACTGTGAGAAAAGTGGTAATTTTTCGTGCTCTGGTATTTCCTCTGCAGTAAATTGCTCGATTACTCCTGTCTCGCTTGCTCTCTATTTGCAAACTTTATCATTTCATGGTTGCAGGTCGGTCAGCCTCGTGAGTTTAGTTTCCCTGTCAAGGATCATGTCCAGCTTGGAAAAGACTTGgaattatttgattttgatgCTGCCGCGGAGGTAACCTCTTTAATCATTTAGTTCAAGTGTTTGAATATGAAGCTGATTCACTTGTTGATTAGGTGCCAAGTTGGTGGGTGTCAGCTAATTATCTCAAATTTGATTCCCGtcgttaaattattaattttttgggtTAACTTCTTACATGATGCTGGACTACTTGGTGAATAAAATAATGACAAATAATCTGAACCTAGAGTAAAGAGTTTACTCATGGAAGGTACTAGAGGGCACTGGGCTCTTAAAAGATGCTTATGAAGCATAGGTTAAAAAAGAAATGCCTCAGAAGGGAAATtacatgaaatatatttttttaaaaaactgtcGTATGAAGTCTTTGGTTGAATAATAAAGTCGCCCGCTCATTCAATAGATCCATCCTTGATTTGACCTGCGTCAGTCTGCGTCTATGTGTTAATTATGTGTGGCTCAAAATAGCTCTCTATGAACCTTCAGTTCTTAGTTGAAACTTTAGTTTTAATCGTTGAAGTCCAGACTGCATCTGATGGTTCCATGGTGGTTTTCCTACTTTCAAGTTAATATTACCATATGCTTGTGGGTTCGTTTACGCTTAATGTATCTGTCGGATCTTTTACAGGTTAGTGGTTCGAAGTTTTATTATTTGAAGAATGAAGCAGTTATGCTTGAGATGGGACTCGTGAACTGGGCAGTATCAGAAGTCATGAAAAGAGGCTTTATACCTCTTACAACACCAGAAATTGTCCGATCTTCTGTTGTAGAGAAATGTGGTTTCCTGCCCAGAGGAACAAACACTCAGGTGCCAATTCTTGCAATCGAACACCAGTCTTCATATTGGGCAATATACGAGTCTTCTTCACCTTTACATAGTCCAGATATATTTTTTCCCCTGACAACTTTGAAGAATGTACTGCCACACATATCATAACATCTTTTaatgtaataaaatatatttgagaACCGCAACAGCCTTTACAAATTTGATGTTATAGTTAATGGAAAGGCCCTCACTCGGTCTTAAAGTTAGTTCACAGGCCTTGTCTGTATTGTATCATAATGCCCATTTATGGTTTGATGGCCATTGCAAGAAATCATGAGAAGTTGAACTCATACATTTCAGTCAGAATGCTGAAATGTGAGGACCATTTTTCAATTTATCTGTGGCTGATTTTCAGTTAATCGGTATGTAAAAGATGCTTGAAATATGAAAATTCAGATCGGTCTACATTGTTTTGGTTTTTATGGATATGTGTGACCAACTCTTTCAGGTTTATTCAATTGAGGGTAGTGATCAATGCCTCATAGGTACTGCAGAGATTCCAGTGGGAGGAATTCATATGGACTCCATTCTTTCAGAGGTATCATTGCCTTTAAAGTATGCGGCTTTCTCTCATTGCTTTCGCACAGAAGCAGGTGCTGCAGGTGCTGCAACAAGGTAAAGCTTTTGCTTAGGTTATATGATTATATACAGTGTGGGTGCTGTATTGATCTTTTTAAGCTTTGTTTTCTTTTCCATCTTGATTTTTCTGTCTTTCCCTCTTTTCATAGGCTTTAGCTTTCATGGTCATTTGGTATACTTAATAGAAAATATTCATCACTGTTTGCTTTCTCTTGTCCaagttttatttagtttttattctTAGACTTAGATTGAAGCATTAGATACCTACGCTCAATAATCTGTCCAATCTGTGTAACCAGTTTTTGTGAGACTCGGTGCTATATTAGATGGATTCCTTTTGAATGAATTTCAAGAAATAGAAGTTTTGGGCGGGCTATACCAAATTAGGCAAGTGTGCCTGAATTAATCTGGAAGTAATGATAAAAAATACCACCTTATGAACTTGAAGTCATATCAAAGACCTCTGGAGACCACTTTAGTACACACTATTTACTTTTTCGTCacttgtttttatttttgttaaaagtttctgaaattgcatCCAACCAAAGTTAATTCATAATTGAAATCCTTTAGTTCTTGCCGCTTGTAAAATTATACAGACATGATCTGGGTAGTCATTATTTTCTTGCGTTCAATTGGGTTTCAGGGGCCTTTATCGTGTTCACCAATTTAGCAAGGTGGAGATGTTCATCTTATGCAGGCCAGAGGAGAGTGATTCCTTCCATCatcatcttattcaaattgaagaagAGCTCTTCTCGTCATTAGGACTACATTTTAAGTGCGTATCCAActttcttttatttaaatgcattgaCAAGAAAAAGGCACCACGAAAGAACGAAAACAAACTGActgttgtttttgttttattgcATAACTTGTATAGCCGTTTTCCCTCTTCACAAGATTAACGACTTTTCTGCTGATGGTGCTATTACCAGAACTATGGACATGTCAACTGAGGATCTAGGTGCACCAGCTTATCGTAAGTTTGATATTGAAGCCTGGATGCCTGGATTGGGACGGTACGGTGAGGTACCATCCTGTTTTTGAACCAATCCTGCCAATTTAGCTGAATCTTGACTGTTTCTTGATCAATGTATTCTACTTATTGAACAGATATCAAGTGCCTCCAACTGTACAGACTACCAAAGCAGACGACTAGGCATTCGTTATCGTCCTGAATCTTCCACTCCTTCGAAAAAGGGTCCAACACAGTTTGTCCATACACTAAACGCCACAGCATGTGCAGTTCCTAGAATGATCATATGCCTGCTCGAAAATTACCAGCAAGAGGATGGTTCTGTCATTATACCCGAGCCATTGAGGCCGTTCATGGGAAATCTTGAGATCATTTGTCCTAAATACAAATAGCAGTTGGTTTAGAGTTCAAGGCTCTCTCTTTTTTCTTCctgatatttgaaaattttgttctaTATGTATTTATTTCATTGTTGATTATTGATTAGGCTTCTGAAGCTGTTAGgatgattttttttaactaaataatattaaacaataaaaatgatatatgaaaatttgaaaagatgaccatgaataaataaaaatttgacaaatttAATCAGACCCATTGCGCACAAGGGATGGGTGTACGAGTAAATTGATATTCTTTCCTTCTTATGTATTTTGGTTAGTGTGTGTTCATACACCGATTAAATATAAATAGTGTTTGGaaaataaaacaatttttaatTTACCATTATTTAACAAAGATTTTAGTATGATAAAAAAaagagtaggttttttgtgagacgatctctcaaatctttatctgtgagacgggtcaactctaccgatattcacaataaaaaataatcatcttaacataaaaaataatgctttttcatggatgactcaaataagatatctgtatcacaaaatacgactcgaaaGATCGTTTTATGcaagtttttgtctaaaaaaaattgtacaaatcATTTGAATAGGAGTAGATTGGTAAaagagtttttaaaaataatattaaatatgaaaattggattacaatcaaaatataaaattcaacTTAAATACTTTAAGTGAGCCtaaataaagcatgaaatataAATCGTGTTTTGATAAGTCGGGTCTTGTTTCTTTCAAGTCAAATAAACGTGGATTCGATTAAAGTTTGTTGAAATTGTATAAAA
Protein-coding sequences here:
- the LOC142546987 gene encoding serine--tRNA ligase, chloroplastic/mitochondrial isoform X2, whose product is MGLQSCASKLYPFSLLKPLTSSPQISKFLIPYHFRRRSFPLHARERAYASAAPQLATKTSDVTSPDDVKVKMSQWKAAIDYKWMRENKEAVAANIKNRKSQANLDLVLQLYDSLLNAQKEVERLRAERNAVANKMKGKLEPAERQKLIEEGKNLKEGLVSLEEDLLKLTDEIQQEAQCVPNMTHPDVPLGGEDCSTVRKVVGQPREFSFPVKDHVQLGKDLELFDFDAAAEVSGSKFYYLKNEAVMLEMGLVNWAVSEVMKRGFIPLTTPEIVRSSVVEKCGFLPRGTNTQVYSIEGSDQCLIGTAEIPVGGIHMDSILSEVSLPLKYAAFSHCFRTEAGAAGAATRGLYRVHQFSKVEMFILCRPEESDSFHHHLIQIEEELFSSLGLHFKTMDMSTEDLGAPAYRKFDIEAWMPGLGRYGEISSASNCTDYQSRRLGIRYRPESSTPSKKGPTQFVHTLNATACAVPRMIICLLENYQQEDGSVIIPEPLRPFMGNLEIICPKYK
- the LOC142546987 gene encoding serine--tRNA ligase, chloroplastic/mitochondrial isoform X4; amino-acid sequence: MKGKLEPAERQKLIEEGKNLKEGLVSLEEDLLKLTDEIQQEAQCVPNMTHPDVPLGGEDCSTVRKVVGQPREFSFPVKDHVQLGKDLELFDFDAAAEVSGSKFYYLKNEAVMLEMGLVNWAVSEVMKRGFIPLTTPEIVRSSVVEKCGFLPRGTNTQVYSIEGSDQCLIGTAEIPVGGIHMDSILSEVSLPLKYAAFSHCFRTEAGAAGAATRGLYRVHQFSKVEMFILCRPEESDSFHHHLIQIEEELFSSLGLHFKTMDMSTEDLGAPAYRKFDIEAWMPGLGRYGEISSASNCTDYQSRRLGIRYRPESSTPSKKGPTQFVHTLNATACAVPRMIICLLENYQQEDGSVIIPEPLRPFMGNLEIICPKYK
- the LOC142546987 gene encoding serine--tRNA ligase, chloroplastic/mitochondrial isoform X3 translates to MGLQSCASKLYPFSLLKPLTSSPQISKFLIPYHFRRRSFPLHARERAYASAAPQLATKTSDVTSPDDVKEVKMSQWKAAIDYKWMRENKEAVAANIKNRKSQANLDLVLQLYDSLLNAQKEVERLRAERNAVANKMKGKLEPAERQKLIEEGKNLKEGLVSLEEDLLKLTDEIQQEAQCVPNMTHPDVPLGGEDCSTVRKVVGQPREFSFPVKDHVQLGKDLELFDFDAAAEVSGSKFYYLKNEAVMLEMGLVNWAVSEVMKRGFIPLTTPEIVRSSVVEKCGFLPRGTNTQVYSIEGSDQCLIGTAEIPVGGIHMDSILSEVSLPLKYAAFSHCFRTEAGAAGAATRGLYRVHQFSKVEMFILCRPEESDSFHHHLIQIEEELFSSLGLHFKTMDMSTEDLGAPAYRKFDIEAWMPGLGRYDIKCLQLYRLPKQTTRHSLSS
- the LOC142546987 gene encoding serine--tRNA ligase, chloroplastic/mitochondrial isoform X1, producing the protein MGLQSCASKLYPFSLLKPLTSSPQISKFLIPYHFRRRSFPLHARERAYASAAPQLATKTSDVTSPDDVKEVKMSQWKAAIDYKWMRENKEAVAANIKNRKSQANLDLVLQLYDSLLNAQKEVERLRAERNAVANKMKGKLEPAERQKLIEEGKNLKEGLVSLEEDLLKLTDEIQQEAQCVPNMTHPDVPLGGEDCSTVRKVVGQPREFSFPVKDHVQLGKDLELFDFDAAAEVSGSKFYYLKNEAVMLEMGLVNWAVSEVMKRGFIPLTTPEIVRSSVVEKCGFLPRGTNTQVYSIEGSDQCLIGTAEIPVGGIHMDSILSEVSLPLKYAAFSHCFRTEAGAAGAATRGLYRVHQFSKVEMFILCRPEESDSFHHHLIQIEEELFSSLGLHFKTMDMSTEDLGAPAYRKFDIEAWMPGLGRYGEISSASNCTDYQSRRLGIRYRPESSTPSKKGPTQFVHTLNATACAVPRMIICLLENYQQEDGSVIIPEPLRPFMGNLEIICPKYK